A genomic region of Miscanthus floridulus cultivar M001 chromosome 3, ASM1932011v1, whole genome shotgun sequence contains the following coding sequences:
- the LOC136541569 gene encoding DNA-binding protein EMBP-1-like isoform X2, translated as MASSSDEQPKPPEPPAAAAVVAATAASVPLQTHAEWAASLQAYYAAAGHHPYAWPAQHLMAAAAAGAPFGTPVPFPVYHPGAAAAYYAHVSMAAGVPYSTSEAVPAVVPAAPLPEGKCKGKGGGASPEKGSSGAPSGEDASRSGDSGSDESSETRDDDTDHKDSSAPKKRKSGNTSAEGEPSQAAVVRYAAVESPYPAKGRSASKLPVSAPGRATLPSATPNLNIGMDIWNASPALAVPAVQGEANPGLALTRRDGVTQLDERELKRERRKQSNRESARRSRLRKQQECEELARKVADLTTENSSLRAELDNLKKACQDMEAENSRLLGPSVTTTLGMSIDPPKVQHHDDEGQLHKKSSNNSNGNYAGGSHKPEANTR; from the exons ATGGCGTCGTCCTCCGACGAGCAGCCCAAGCCGCCGgagccgcccgccgccgccgccgtggtcgccgccaccgccgcctccgtgCCGCTGCAGACACACGCCGAGTGGGCCGCCTCGCTCCAGGCCTACTACGCCGCCGCGGGGCACCACCCCTACGCCTGGCCGGCGCAG CACCTcatggcggcggccgcggcgggggCGCCCTTCGGCACGCCGGTGCCGTTCCCCGTCTACCACCCAGGCGCCGCCGCGGCGTACTACGCGCACGTGTCCATGGCCGCG GGCGTGCCTTACTCGACGAGCGAAGCTGTCCCCGCGGTGGTGCCGGCGGCTCCTCTACCGGAAGGGAAATGCAAGGGGAAGGGCGGGGGCGCGTCGCCTGAGAAGGGCAGCTCCGGGGCGCCCTCTGGCGAGGACGCCTCCAGGAG TGGTGACAGCGGCAGCGACGAGTCGTCAGAGACTAGAGATGATGACACTGACCATAAG GATTCATCTGCGCCCAAGAAGAGGAAATCTGGTAACACATCGGCTGAAG GTGAGCCGTCTCAAGCTGCTGTTGTGCGCTATGCTGCGGTTGAGTCGCCATATCCCGCAAAAGGAAGGTCTGCCTCGAAGCTTCCGGTGTCTGCACCTGGGCGGGCGACGCTTCCTAGTGCCACCCCGAATCTAAACATTGGGATGGACATTTGGAATGCTTCTCCGGCCTTGGCTGTTCCTGCAGTGCAGGGGGAAGCGAATCCTGGGCTGGCACTTACCCGACGTGATGGCGTTACTCAACTG GATGAACGTGAATTGAAGAGGGAGAGGCGAAAACAATCTAACAGGGAGTCTGCAAGGAGATCTAGGTTACGCAAGCAG CAAGAGTGTGAGGAACTAGCAAGGAAGGTAGCTGACCTAACAACTGAGAATAGTTCTCTCAGAGCAGAACTTGACAACCTCAAGAAGGCTTGCCAAGACATGGAAGCAGAAAATTCACGTCTATTG GGACCAAGTGTCACAACCACATTGGGAATGAGCATCGACCCACCAAAGGtgcagcatcatgacgatgaggGCCAGCTCCACAAGAAATCTAGTAATAACAGCAACGGGAACTATGCGGGAGGCAGCCACAAACCGGAGGCTAACACTAGGTGA
- the LOC136541569 gene encoding DNA-binding protein EMBP-1-like isoform X1, whose amino-acid sequence MASSSDEQPKPPEPPAAAAVVAATAASVPLQTHAEWAASLQAYYAAAGHHPYAWPAQHLMAAAAAGAPFGTPVPFPVYHPGAAAAYYAHVSMAAGVPYSTSEAVPAVVPAAPLPEGKCKGKGGGASPEKGSSGAPSGEDASRSGDSGSDESSETRDDDTDHKDSSAPKKRKSGNTSAEGEPSQAAVVRYAAVESPYPAKGRSASKLPVSAPGRATLPSATPNLNIGMDIWNASPALAVPAVQGEANPGLALTRRDGVTQLDERELKRERRKQSNRESARRSRLRKQQECEELARKVADLTTENSSLRAELDNLKKACQDMEAENSRLLGGMAHSQGPSVTTTLGMSIDPPKVQHHDDEGQLHKKSSNNSNGNYAGGSHKPEANTR is encoded by the exons ATGGCGTCGTCCTCCGACGAGCAGCCCAAGCCGCCGgagccgcccgccgccgccgccgtggtcgccgccaccgccgcctccgtgCCGCTGCAGACACACGCCGAGTGGGCCGCCTCGCTCCAGGCCTACTACGCCGCCGCGGGGCACCACCCCTACGCCTGGCCGGCGCAG CACCTcatggcggcggccgcggcgggggCGCCCTTCGGCACGCCGGTGCCGTTCCCCGTCTACCACCCAGGCGCCGCCGCGGCGTACTACGCGCACGTGTCCATGGCCGCG GGCGTGCCTTACTCGACGAGCGAAGCTGTCCCCGCGGTGGTGCCGGCGGCTCCTCTACCGGAAGGGAAATGCAAGGGGAAGGGCGGGGGCGCGTCGCCTGAGAAGGGCAGCTCCGGGGCGCCCTCTGGCGAGGACGCCTCCAGGAG TGGTGACAGCGGCAGCGACGAGTCGTCAGAGACTAGAGATGATGACACTGACCATAAG GATTCATCTGCGCCCAAGAAGAGGAAATCTGGTAACACATCGGCTGAAG GTGAGCCGTCTCAAGCTGCTGTTGTGCGCTATGCTGCGGTTGAGTCGCCATATCCCGCAAAAGGAAGGTCTGCCTCGAAGCTTCCGGTGTCTGCACCTGGGCGGGCGACGCTTCCTAGTGCCACCCCGAATCTAAACATTGGGATGGACATTTGGAATGCTTCTCCGGCCTTGGCTGTTCCTGCAGTGCAGGGGGAAGCGAATCCTGGGCTGGCACTTACCCGACGTGATGGCGTTACTCAACTG GATGAACGTGAATTGAAGAGGGAGAGGCGAAAACAATCTAACAGGGAGTCTGCAAGGAGATCTAGGTTACGCAAGCAG CAAGAGTGTGAGGAACTAGCAAGGAAGGTAGCTGACCTAACAACTGAGAATAGTTCTCTCAGAGCAGAACTTGACAACCTCAAGAAGGCTTGCCAAGACATGGAAGCAGAAAATTCACGTCTATTG GGTGGAATGGCTCACTCCCAGGGACCAAGTGTCACAACCACATTGGGAATGAGCATCGACCCACCAAAGGtgcagcatcatgacgatgaggGCCAGCTCCACAAGAAATCTAGTAATAACAGCAACGGGAACTATGCGGGAGGCAGCCACAAACCGGAGGCTAACACTAGGTGA